The Fimbriimonas ginsengisoli Gsoil 348 genome window below encodes:
- the priA gene encoding replication restart helicase PriA: MSTVRVADVALDPRSGGAEALYTYRAEGNLTPGDAVFVPLGTRSVLGFVTSVYDATEQDLGFPFASLKSILGEVEGLGLPAALIDLCRFVAEETLCSLPVALSSASPPGVRDRLVSVWAPVDSPTEHKLTPMQEEVLRVVQENDGLIEAKGKKLPAATIRALRLLRNKGLVRQVLRVEPYAERRAKVAMLRLTADSDRVDAFLKKEGRRRPAQALTLMRLQEAESAQLTSPELRALAGVTETTIKALLEAGMLEAVDEDSAGVVRPPIPNPAQQIAIDAVVEAVNAREPQAFLLYGVTGSGKTEVYLRAAAEALRQGRQVLFLVPEIALATQAIARLRERFGRGVAVLHSDLPPAERLKNWFRIRDGQASVVLGARSALFAPLSNLGLVVMDEEHEASYKQETSPRYHAKALARYLSQRHRCPVILGSATPSVETFFEADTSEQASTSTPHPSSLTLLSLPHRAASAQLPEVLIEDLTEGYRFGKPALLCDDLHQRIEQVLALGQQVILFLNRRAYAPFVICRDCGQRMECPNCAISLSYHRHDRKLRCHHCGYAATPPDTCPKCSGLRLAPFGVGTEKVEEAVAALFPTAKVARLDRDIARRKGALEETLASFRSGEIGILVGTQMVAKGLDFPNVTLVGAIAADVSLNIPDFRSSERTFQLLSQVAGRAGRGKAHGQVVIQTFNPEHPAVRTAQAHDFLAFYEALLVERREAGYPPFRRLVNVTISGEARSTVFTVAEEVRRRLQDVTLELLGPADCAVERLQNRWRRHILLKLPPNASVAPVGEALLGYTPKGVQIVVDVDPYNLM; encoded by the coding sequence GTGTCCACCGTGCGGGTCGCCGATGTTGCGCTCGATCCCCGCTCCGGCGGCGCGGAGGCGCTCTACACGTACCGAGCCGAGGGGAATCTCACCCCCGGCGACGCCGTCTTCGTCCCCCTCGGCACCCGGAGCGTGCTCGGCTTTGTCACCAGCGTCTACGACGCGACCGAACAAGATCTTGGATTTCCCTTCGCGAGCCTGAAGTCGATTCTTGGCGAGGTAGAGGGGTTGGGCTTGCCCGCCGCTCTGATCGACCTTTGCCGTTTCGTGGCGGAGGAGACACTCTGCTCGCTCCCCGTCGCCCTGTCCAGCGCCTCGCCTCCCGGCGTCCGCGACCGGCTGGTGAGCGTCTGGGCGCCGGTGGATTCGCCGACGGAGCACAAATTGACCCCGATGCAGGAGGAAGTCCTGCGGGTGGTCCAAGAGAACGACGGTTTGATCGAAGCCAAGGGAAAGAAGCTCCCCGCGGCGACTATACGCGCCCTACGGCTGCTAAGAAATAAGGGACTCGTCCGCCAGGTTCTCCGGGTCGAGCCGTACGCCGAGCGTCGAGCCAAGGTCGCCATGCTCCGGCTGACCGCCGACTCCGACCGAGTGGACGCCTTTCTCAAAAAGGAGGGGCGACGGCGACCGGCTCAAGCGCTCACGCTGATGCGCCTGCAGGAAGCGGAGAGTGCGCAACTGACCTCGCCCGAGCTGCGCGCGCTCGCCGGGGTCACGGAAACGACGATCAAAGCGCTCCTCGAAGCCGGAATGCTGGAAGCGGTTGACGAGGATTCGGCCGGGGTGGTGCGACCGCCGATCCCTAATCCGGCCCAGCAGATCGCCATCGACGCGGTGGTGGAGGCGGTCAACGCCCGCGAACCGCAGGCGTTCCTCTTGTACGGGGTGACCGGAAGCGGCAAGACCGAGGTCTACCTGCGAGCGGCGGCGGAGGCGCTTCGGCAAGGGCGACAGGTGCTTTTTCTAGTGCCGGAGATCGCGCTGGCCACCCAGGCGATCGCTCGACTTCGGGAGCGATTCGGCCGCGGGGTGGCGGTCCTTCACTCCGACCTCCCGCCCGCGGAACGGCTCAAAAACTGGTTTCGTATCCGCGACGGCCAGGCAAGTGTCGTACTGGGGGCGCGCTCGGCGCTGTTCGCGCCGCTCTCCAATCTCGGTCTGGTCGTGATGGACGAGGAGCACGAGGCAAGCTATAAGCAGGAGACCTCTCCGCGCTACCACGCGAAGGCGCTCGCCCGATATCTCTCGCAACGCCACCGCTGCCCCGTGATCCTCGGCTCCGCCACTCCCAGCGTCGAAACCTTCTTCGAAGCCGACACCTCGGAACAAGCCTCAACCTCCACCCCTCACCCCTCCTCCCTCACCCTGCTTTCCCTGCCTCATCGAGCGGCGAGTGCCCAGCTTCCGGAGGTGCTGATCGAAGACCTCACGGAGGGATACCGATTTGGAAAGCCGGCGCTGCTGTGCGACGACTTGCACCAACGCATCGAGCAGGTACTGGCGCTTGGCCAGCAAGTCATCCTCTTCCTGAACCGCCGCGCTTACGCGCCGTTCGTCATCTGCCGCGACTGTGGGCAAAGGATGGAGTGCCCGAACTGCGCGATCTCCTTGAGCTACCACCGCCACGACCGCAAATTGCGATGCCACCACTGCGGCTACGCCGCCACTCCCCCGGATACCTGCCCCAAGTGCTCGGGGCTGCGCCTCGCCCCTTTCGGGGTCGGGACCGAAAAGGTGGAGGAGGCGGTAGCGGCGCTTTTTCCCACCGCCAAGGTGGCCCGGCTCGACCGAGACATCGCGCGGCGAAAGGGGGCGCTAGAGGAGACCTTGGCATCGTTCCGCTCCGGCGAAATCGGGATCTTGGTGGGGACGCAGATGGTGGCGAAAGGTCTCGACTTTCCCAACGTCACTCTCGTCGGTGCGATCGCAGCGGACGTCTCGCTCAACATCCCCGACTTCCGCTCCTCGGAGCGCACTTTTCAGCTTCTGTCCCAGGTCGCGGGCCGCGCCGGCCGCGGCAAGGCGCACGGACAGGTAGTGATCCAGACCTTTAATCCTGAGCACCCGGCTGTCCGCACCGCCCAGGCGCACGACTTCCTTGCGTTCTACGAGGCACTGCTCGTCGAGCGGCGCGAAGCCGGCTACCCGCCGTTCCGTCGGCTGGTGAACGTCACGATCAGCGGTGAGGCGCGTTCCACCGTCTTCACCGTCGCGGAAGAGGTTCGCCGCCGCCTGCAAGACGTCACTCTCGAGCTGCTCGGTCCCGCCGATTGCGCGGTCGAGCGCCTCCAAAATCGCTGGCGCCGCCACATCCTGCTCAAACTCCCCCCCAACGCCTCCGTAGCCCCGGTCGGTGAAGCGCTGCTCGGCTACACGCCAAAGGGCGTGCAAATCGTAGTCGACGTCGACCCCTACAACCTGATGTAG
- a CDS encoding DUF4127 family protein, which translates to MRLFAVIAMVLGVAAARAERILLVPLDSRPAAGQFAQMISHIAGQDLRMPPYETLGRFTNPGDPDAILRWIATQDLSDVDTIIVSADMICYGGLVASRVNNTPAEVAVQRLRTLADIRRRSPKTKLYVFSSTMRLAPTATRAAGPWRMKLAQFEELQDRVQRLRIDRLKPELEALRPQIPPGEIARYEATRVRNHSVQREMVRMAAARQIDYLVIGQDDAKPYGPHVPESEALRAEVRRSGADSRVYFCEGIDQHASVLVSRALLQQAGWRPRVRVVYSDPAGKYKFASYESKPIEQSLRDQLVASGARLADPNGEYDYSLYVNTPKRREAPFKNWLAELTAELDQGMPVAVADINLANDGTADSDLFDTLADQTRVMKLLAFAGWNTAGNTMGTAIPAANVYLLAKKLNVSPLMREVSQREFLLHRFVDDYAFHKYTRPVAYSMILSPNHDEVYGIDFSDLTDFVQRDVEKHVDRLFQNGFMNQRFYVGNEPYVFTGVRDVKVWLPWPRAYEMRLELHLEAKPEVAAGPGG; encoded by the coding sequence ATGAGGCTGTTCGCGGTCATCGCTATGGTGCTGGGCGTGGCCGCCGCGCGTGCGGAACGGATTCTCTTAGTCCCACTGGATAGCCGTCCCGCGGCGGGCCAGTTCGCGCAAATGATCTCGCACATTGCGGGCCAGGACCTGCGCATGCCGCCGTACGAGACGCTTGGCCGTTTTACCAATCCGGGCGATCCCGATGCGATTCTTCGATGGATCGCGACGCAGGACCTTTCGGACGTCGACACCATCATCGTGAGCGCCGACATGATTTGCTACGGGGGCCTCGTCGCCTCTCGAGTGAACAACACACCGGCGGAAGTAGCGGTTCAGCGCTTGCGAACGCTCGCCGATATCCGCCGCCGATCGCCGAAAACCAAGCTATACGTTTTTAGTTCGACGATGCGGCTTGCGCCGACCGCAACCCGTGCCGCCGGCCCTTGGCGGATGAAGTTGGCCCAGTTCGAGGAGTTGCAGGACCGGGTTCAGCGGTTACGGATTGATCGTCTGAAGCCAGAGCTCGAAGCGCTACGGCCTCAGATTCCCCCGGGAGAAATCGCACGTTACGAGGCGACCCGGGTGAGGAACCATTCCGTCCAGCGCGAGATGGTCCGGATGGCGGCGGCGCGCCAGATCGACTATCTGGTGATCGGCCAGGACGATGCCAAGCCGTACGGCCCCCACGTTCCGGAGTCGGAAGCCCTTCGAGCGGAGGTTCGCCGCTCGGGCGCCGACTCGCGCGTCTACTTCTGCGAAGGGATCGATCAGCACGCGAGCGTGTTAGTGAGCCGGGCGCTTCTCCAGCAAGCCGGGTGGAGGCCTCGGGTGAGGGTGGTCTATTCCGATCCCGCCGGCAAGTACAAATTCGCCAGCTATGAATCAAAGCCGATCGAGCAGAGCCTCCGGGACCAGCTAGTTGCCAGCGGCGCTCGTCTGGCCGATCCAAACGGCGAATACGACTATTCGCTGTATGTCAACACGCCGAAGAGAAGAGAGGCTCCGTTCAAGAATTGGCTTGCGGAGCTGACCGCAGAGCTCGACCAAGGGATGCCGGTAGCAGTCGCGGACATCAATCTCGCCAACGACGGTACCGCCGACTCGGACCTTTTCGACACTCTCGCCGACCAAACGCGAGTCATGAAGCTCCTCGCCTTTGCCGGATGGAACACGGCGGGAAACACAATGGGGACGGCGATTCCGGCGGCCAACGTATATCTCCTGGCCAAAAAGCTTAACGTTTCACCACTGATGCGCGAGGTATCGCAACGAGAATTCCTGCTTCACCGCTTCGTCGACGATTACGCGTTCCACAAGTACACCCGTCCGGTGGCGTATAGCATGATCCTCTCGCCCAACCACGACGAGGTGTATGGGATCGACTTCTCAGACCTGACCGACTTCGTCCAGCGAGACGTGGAGAAGCACGTCGACCGGCTGTTCCAAAACGGTTTTATGAACCAGCGGTTTTACGTTGGCAACGAGCCGTACGTCTTCACCGGCGTCCGCGACGTAAAAGTCTGGCTCCCCTGGCCCCGGGCCTACGAGATGCGATTGGAGCTCCACTTGGAAGCGAAACCGGAAGTCGCCGCTGGTCCTGGCGGGTGA
- a CDS encoding response regulator — MLSNDSPTVLVADDNEDDRAITIRFIRKAAPNAHIITCKDGEEALRCLLEYVDRDRDEMPHLALVDMKMPKLNGDEVAAQLQNEPNLSRIPLVLFSSSALADDVDRCIRAGVRSYVRKPTDFYEYETVVRRLCEYWLEVNLDLRVALTP; from the coding sequence ATGCTGTCGAACGATTCGCCAACCGTGTTGGTCGCCGACGATAACGAAGACGACCGGGCAATCACGATCCGCTTTATCAGAAAGGCGGCTCCGAATGCTCACATCATCACGTGTAAGGATGGCGAAGAGGCGTTACGGTGCCTTCTCGAATATGTCGATCGCGATCGGGACGAGATGCCCCACCTCGCGCTCGTGGACATGAAGATGCCCAAGCTGAATGGAGACGAGGTCGCGGCGCAATTGCAAAACGAGCCCAACCTTTCGCGGATTCCGCTCGTCCTGTTCTCTTCGTCGGCACTTGCCGACGACGTCGACCGCTGTATTCGCGCCGGGGTGCGAAGCTACGTTCGCAAACCGACCGATTTCTACGAATACGAGACCGTCGTCCGGCGTCTATGCGAGTATTGGTTGGAAGTTAATTTGGACCTCCGGGTCGCTTTGACTCCGTAG
- a CDS encoding MmgE/PrpD family protein, whose protein sequence is MSNQVTLARNTNQALGIGQFAIDFLAGSFGPGPSEAVLERNQLFHTDAVLCGVSALALRTNAPTLLRTEALEYPDPHGAAVIGGTAKVKAEKAIVANSSAVREWDSNGTNFGYNPGLGHTAGEFGHNDFYPVVIAACQQRGLDGATALRAMVLLDEIRGRLAEVFSLKTYKIDHVVHGAIASAAVYAALLGGSAEQIESAIGMFVAHYIPWRAIRAGKQLSDSKGASAAISTEAAVLCAKRALAGFVGPKDIFRNPESMFRQFVKTSGDSPFDLVLSHSGDDFAVMGMHFKLGLYEHQSAGALQGCIDLLAANPELAEPGRIARVLIRAYEPAFGIIGDPAKRDPHTRQSADHSMVYIVATLLRKATEANDSIKAAGSDELWQTLMLSPYDYGQEAIQNPATRAIMARIEFEHGGPEYDARYPDGIPTSVVITTDDGRTLDSGLVMYPGGHARNTTADLKAILGKKFAMHGSLGVPDGGDVHALIERLGSLGTMSADQIAAIYDFEVASRPGYE, encoded by the coding sequence ATGAGCAACCAGGTCACCCTCGCCCGAAACACGAACCAAGCGCTTGGCATCGGACAATTCGCCATCGACTTTCTCGCCGGTTCCTTCGGACCTGGACCGTCGGAGGCGGTGCTGGAGCGCAACCAGCTTTTTCACACCGACGCGGTGCTTTGCGGCGTCTCCGCCTTAGCGCTCCGAACGAACGCACCGACTCTGCTTCGCACCGAGGCGTTGGAGTATCCGGACCCGCACGGAGCCGCCGTCATCGGCGGGACCGCCAAAGTGAAGGCTGAGAAGGCGATCGTCGCGAACTCCTCCGCAGTACGGGAGTGGGACTCGAACGGAACGAACTTCGGCTACAACCCGGGACTTGGCCATACCGCGGGCGAGTTCGGGCACAACGATTTCTATCCGGTTGTGATCGCCGCCTGTCAGCAGCGAGGCCTGGATGGAGCGACGGCGCTTCGGGCAATGGTGTTGCTCGATGAGATCCGTGGGCGGCTCGCGGAGGTGTTCAGCCTCAAGACTTACAAGATCGACCACGTCGTGCACGGGGCGATCGCCTCCGCCGCCGTCTACGCGGCGCTACTTGGAGGAAGCGCGGAGCAGATCGAGAGCGCGATCGGCATGTTCGTGGCCCACTACATTCCTTGGCGGGCGATCCGAGCCGGCAAGCAGCTCAGCGACTCCAAGGGAGCCTCCGCCGCGATCTCGACCGAGGCGGCGGTGCTTTGCGCCAAGCGGGCGCTTGCCGGCTTCGTGGGGCCGAAGGATATCTTCCGCAATCCGGAATCAATGTTTCGCCAGTTCGTCAAGACGAGCGGCGATTCCCCCTTCGACCTAGTCCTCAGCCACTCCGGTGACGACTTCGCTGTGATGGGAATGCACTTCAAGCTCGGGCTGTACGAGCACCAGTCGGCAGGGGCGCTGCAAGGGTGCATCGATCTCCTCGCCGCAAACCCGGAGTTGGCCGAGCCCGGCCGGATTGCCCGGGTGCTGATCCGGGCGTACGAACCGGCGTTTGGCATCATCGGCGATCCCGCCAAGCGCGATCCGCACACGAGGCAGTCGGCCGACCACTCGATGGTGTACATCGTGGCCACCCTGCTGCGAAAGGCGACGGAGGCAAACGACTCGATCAAAGCGGCGGGCTCGGATGAGCTCTGGCAGACGCTGATGCTCTCGCCCTACGACTACGGCCAGGAAGCCATTCAGAATCCCGCCACGCGAGCCATCATGGCGCGAATCGAATTCGAGCACGGCGGTCCTGAGTACGATGCCCGCTATCCCGACGGCATTCCGACCTCGGTAGTGATTACCACCGACGACGGTCGGACGCTCGACAGCGGCCTGGTCATGTACCCCGGCGGGCATGCTCGGAATACGACCGCCGATCTAAAGGCGATCCTCGGTAAGAAATTCGCCATGCACGGTTCCCTCGGAGTTCCGGACGGAGGTGACGTGCACGCGCTGATTGAGCGCCTCGGAAGCCTGGGGACGATGTCGGCCGACCAGATCGCGGCGATTTATGATTTCGAGGTGGCTTCTCGACCTGGGTACGAGTAG
- a CDS encoding prolyl oligopeptidase family serine peptidase, protein MRTVLVWSLLGLQLIALSQAPAKVDPLAQEGYILPPDAIKEAVLAPWWRNVTPGNYSPDGAYYVVLERDGLPPLASLGKPHLNLAGLDIDTGAKRARSMTTRNAKGLKVVAIAGGTAQDIPAPEGARVTDPSWSPDSREVAFLALFPNRTEAWVFRLGDKAAHRVTAEPLLATASTGIDWVDGHRLALVLAPNIPAPLLPGIATSPRVAVSDPKKAQLRTYASLLGNPTDANLLDYYTTGQLALVDVTTGKSQSVGKPAMITAVDPSPDGKYFRVTLMERPFSYLYPLNSFPQREVLWDDKGEQKVELRKRGLLTSEDERPKPTDRRAVAWRPDGRGLAYLQLESSDPKDASKKPRDQVMLWRPPFGPNDTQVVWSSSDRIASAQYSSDASLLFLRQTIDGKNRLSLVRPLTADRPVALVEAKPDDEAVNLLTKPARAGTAVRVSPDGTSVFVAGTTYAKDPMQQAPRPFIDRMSLVDGKRTRIFESQANVYESATALDDAVDTLVVTRQSPSMVPNSYLVSLGNKSERKITDNQDYSPDLTQARREWVSITRADGIKFWAKVTVPKDYKEGTRLPAFFWFYPSEFTGQDAYDRGRKTFNKNLFNGMSPANKTALIRLGYALVEPDSPIIGPNERKNDTYVSDLRNDLSAIIDELDRRGFIDRQRLAIGGHSYGAFSTANAMVGTPFFKAGIAGDGNYNRSLTPFGFQTESRQLWEGREMYLSMSPILYVDQITGALLMYHGLEDQNVGTTPINSERMFAALQANGKPAALYMYPYEDHGQIAQETILDQWARWVAWLDKWLKK, encoded by the coding sequence ATGCGTACCGTCCTCGTTTGGAGTTTGCTCGGCCTTCAGCTTATCGCCCTTTCCCAAGCCCCGGCTAAGGTGGATCCACTGGCGCAGGAGGGTTACATACTTCCGCCGGACGCGATCAAGGAGGCAGTGCTTGCGCCCTGGTGGCGGAACGTGACCCCCGGAAACTACTCGCCTGACGGCGCTTACTATGTGGTGCTCGAGCGGGATGGACTTCCGCCCCTCGCTTCCCTCGGAAAGCCGCATCTCAATCTTGCCGGGCTCGACATCGATACCGGGGCCAAGCGCGCTCGATCGATGACGACCCGCAACGCTAAAGGACTGAAGGTCGTCGCTATTGCGGGAGGAACCGCGCAGGACATCCCCGCACCTGAGGGCGCCCGCGTCACCGATCCTAGCTGGTCCCCCGACAGTAGGGAAGTCGCCTTTCTGGCCCTCTTTCCGAACCGCACCGAAGCTTGGGTTTTCCGCCTGGGCGACAAAGCCGCCCATCGGGTAACCGCGGAGCCTCTCCTGGCGACCGCGTCGACCGGCATCGACTGGGTGGATGGCCACCGGCTCGCCCTCGTGCTCGCCCCCAATATCCCGGCGCCTCTCCTTCCCGGCATCGCCACCTCGCCGCGAGTAGCCGTCAGCGATCCGAAGAAAGCTCAGCTTCGCACCTATGCGAGCCTGCTGGGCAATCCGACCGACGCAAACCTTTTGGACTACTACACCACTGGCCAGCTTGCCCTCGTCGACGTTACGACCGGGAAGTCCCAGAGCGTGGGGAAGCCCGCGATGATCACCGCCGTCGACCCGAGTCCGGACGGGAAATACTTCCGGGTCACACTGATGGAGCGGCCCTTCAGCTACCTCTATCCCCTCAACAGCTTCCCGCAACGCGAGGTGCTTTGGGACGACAAGGGGGAGCAGAAGGTCGAGCTTCGAAAACGCGGCCTATTGACAAGCGAGGACGAACGTCCAAAGCCGACCGACCGCCGGGCGGTGGCGTGGCGTCCCGACGGGCGAGGACTCGCCTATCTGCAGCTCGAATCGTCCGATCCGAAGGATGCGTCCAAGAAGCCGCGGGATCAAGTGATGCTGTGGCGGCCGCCATTTGGTCCGAACGACACGCAAGTCGTCTGGTCGAGCAGCGACCGGATCGCCTCCGCCCAGTACTCGTCGGACGCAAGCCTGCTCTTCCTTCGCCAAACGATCGACGGCAAGAACCGGCTCTCGCTGGTCCGTCCCCTCACGGCCGATCGGCCGGTGGCGTTGGTCGAAGCGAAGCCGGACGACGAGGCGGTCAACCTCCTTACCAAGCCTGCCAGGGCCGGCACTGCGGTTCGGGTCTCACCCGATGGAACTTCGGTTTTCGTTGCGGGCACGACGTACGCCAAGGACCCGATGCAGCAAGCGCCGCGACCGTTCATCGACCGGATGTCGCTCGTCGACGGAAAGAGAACGAGGATTTTCGAAAGCCAAGCGAACGTCTACGAATCGGCCACCGCCCTGGACGACGCGGTCGACACGTTGGTCGTCACGCGTCAGTCCCCCTCGATGGTCCCGAACAGCTACTTGGTGTCGTTAGGCAACAAGAGCGAGCGAAAAATTACCGACAACCAAGACTACTCACCGGACCTGACCCAGGCGCGGCGAGAGTGGGTGTCCATCACCCGCGCCGACGGCATCAAGTTCTGGGCGAAGGTGACCGTCCCCAAAGATTACAAAGAAGGAACCCGGCTTCCGGCCTTCTTCTGGTTCTACCCGTCGGAATTCACCGGGCAAGACGCTTATGACCGCGGACGCAAGACGTTCAACAAGAATCTGTTCAACGGTATGAGCCCGGCGAACAAAACGGCGCTCATCCGCCTGGGTTATGCGCTCGTCGAGCCGGATTCTCCCATCATCGGCCCGAACGAACGGAAGAACGACACCTACGTTAGTGACCTGCGCAACGACCTCTCGGCGATCATCGACGAGCTCGATCGACGCGGGTTTATCGATCGCCAACGCCTCGCGATCGGCGGCCACTCGTACGGCGCATTCTCGACCGCGAACGCGATGGTCGGAACTCCGTTCTTCAAAGCCGGAATCGCCGGCGACGGGAACTACAACCGCTCCCTGACGCCATTCGGGTTTCAGACCGAGTCGCGCCAGCTATGGGAGGGACGGGAGATGTACCTCAGCATGTCGCCGATCCTGTACGTCGACCAGATCACGGGCGCGCTGCTGATGTACCACGGGCTGGAGGACCAGAACGTGGGTACGACGCCGATCAATTCCGAGCGAATGTTCGCCGCTTTACAGGCGAATGGGAAGCCGGCCGCTCTGTACATGTATCCGTACGAAGACCATGGCCAAATCGCCCAAGAGACAATCTTGGACCAATGGGCACGATGGGTGGCTTGGCTCGATAAGTGGCTAAAGAAGTAG
- a CDS encoding chorismate-binding protein, which translates to MASEDSAVRRGGYFLDLAAIKPGDAVLRYDDPVLGSGWLYFQNPSQILAAHRPEEVAACLKAASDFSEHGGWSVGFLTYEAGATLRPEMEAIETEWPLLAWFALYAEAPAHYRELLPVYDPVEPQDLDADWDLERYKVAFDRVKQALADGETYQVNLTFRCRFTLSEDAAKFFASRCGVQPPLYAAYIDGGDWQIASFSPELLFERHGDRVTTRPMKGTARVGVQRSDTAAVAAALAKDPKSIAENIMIVDMVRNDLGAVCEVGTVEVPQLLNVERHRGLLQMTSTVTGRCARRTSDLLSSLFPAASITGAPKVATMRLIRELEGSPRHIYCGTIGVMTPTWQRFNVAIRTALVRNGVGEFGVGSGVVWDSEVEAEYRECLDKRELLLNPAPQWQILDAIGGHQIQDQDEVARHLARLAETAAKHGIPIDTEAIRKALLAIKVSPGRTKVRTTVRYDGRFEITQGPSAIAGDRIRAALASHPVASSDPNFRVKTTSRAMLEKHLDAHPEADEVLLYNEDGLVSEFCGGNVLIQLGDHLLTPHPDCGCLPGITVRTLVDNGQAEYAEIRVGDLKEAKAIYFANSVTGVLPVELSQPNLA; encoded by the coding sequence ATGGCATCCGAGGATTCGGCCGTTCGGCGCGGCGGTTACTTTCTTGATCTAGCCGCCATCAAGCCCGGCGATGCCGTCCTTCGGTACGACGATCCGGTGCTTGGATCGGGGTGGCTTTATTTCCAAAATCCAAGCCAGATACTCGCCGCCCATCGCCCGGAGGAGGTCGCGGCCTGCCTTAAGGCGGCGAGCGATTTCTCGGAACACGGAGGATGGTCGGTCGGCTTTCTCACGTACGAGGCCGGAGCGACTCTACGGCCGGAGATGGAAGCGATTGAGACCGAATGGCCGCTCCTTGCATGGTTCGCCTTGTATGCCGAAGCCCCTGCCCATTACCGAGAGCTTCTTCCCGTTTACGACCCGGTAGAGCCGCAGGACCTAGACGCCGACTGGGATCTCGAGCGGTACAAGGTAGCGTTCGATCGGGTTAAACAGGCGCTCGCCGACGGCGAAACGTATCAGGTGAATCTCACCTTTCGGTGCAGATTCACACTCTCCGAAGACGCCGCCAAGTTTTTCGCCAGCCGTTGCGGCGTTCAGCCTCCCCTGTACGCCGCGTACATCGACGGCGGTGATTGGCAAATCGCCTCGTTCTCCCCCGAACTCCTCTTCGAGCGACACGGAGATCGGGTCACCACGCGGCCGATGAAGGGGACGGCCCGCGTCGGAGTCCAGCGCTCGGACACGGCGGCCGTCGCCGCCGCGCTGGCCAAAGATCCGAAGTCGATCGCCGAGAACATCATGATCGTCGACATGGTGCGGAACGACCTCGGCGCGGTCTGCGAGGTTGGGACCGTGGAAGTGCCCCAGTTGCTGAACGTCGAGCGCCACCGGGGGCTGTTGCAAATGACCTCCACCGTCACCGGCCGGTGCGCTCGCCGCACCTCCGACCTATTGAGTTCGCTCTTTCCCGCGGCTTCGATTACGGGGGCTCCCAAGGTGGCGACCATGCGCCTGATCCGTGAACTGGAGGGCTCCCCTCGGCACATCTATTGCGGAACGATCGGGGTGATGACGCCGACTTGGCAGCGATTCAACGTCGCCATTCGAACTGCGCTGGTTCGCAATGGCGTTGGTGAGTTCGGCGTCGGCAGCGGCGTCGTATGGGACTCGGAAGTAGAGGCCGAGTATCGAGAATGCCTCGACAAACGCGAGTTGCTCCTCAACCCAGCGCCCCAGTGGCAGATCCTAGACGCGATCGGCGGGCATCAGATCCAGGATCAGGACGAGGTTGCTCGGCATTTGGCTCGCCTTGCCGAAACGGCCGCAAAGCATGGCATCCCCATCGATACCGAGGCGATTCGAAAGGCCCTTCTAGCCATAAAGGTATCGCCCGGAAGAACCAAGGTTCGGACGACGGTTCGGTACGACGGCCGCTTCGAAATCACTCAAGGCCCCAGCGCCATCGCCGGCGATCGAATCCGGGCCGCGTTAGCCAGCCATCCCGTCGCTTCGTCCGATCCGAATTTCAGGGTCAAGACGACATCTCGCGCCATGCTGGAAAAGCACCTCGACGCGCACCCGGAGGCCGACGAAGTGCTCCTCTACAACGAAGACGGACTCGTCTCCGAGTTCTGTGGCGGGAACGTCTTGATCCAACTCGGCGATCACCTTCTCACGCCCCATCCCGATTGCGGATGTCTGCCAGGAATAACCGTCCGCACATTGGTCGACAACGGCCAAGCCGAATACGCCGAGATTCGGGTCGGCGATTTGAAAGAAGCTAAAGCGATCTACTTTGCCAACTCCGTAACCGGGGTTCTGCCGGTGGAGTTGTCACAACCGAACCTGGCCTAG
- a CDS encoding DNA polymerase ligase N-terminal domain-containing protein, which yields MKFEPFIASALFSQPRGRIRFNVPVQLSLLPECQLPMSFALRLHHATTRHFDLRLRVLQTLFSLVLLGDPSLDPAKPVRAKLMGDHDPRYIDSERKIPEGQPGAGPTMPVDLGGFAPILRTYSTYELETLDQISRGDFQFTLTGRHLKGGWQLQRGQGDYWDFQKMDDEHASTSRVLVLDRSFKTGKTLEEI from the coding sequence GTGAAATTCGAGCCGTTTATCGCTTCGGCGCTCTTTTCGCAGCCGCGAGGGAGGATTCGCTTTAATGTGCCGGTCCAGCTCAGCCTGCTTCCCGAATGCCAGCTTCCCATGAGCTTTGCCCTCCGGCTCCACCACGCCACGACTCGTCACTTCGATCTGAGGCTTAGGGTTCTCCAGACGCTTTTCTCCCTCGTTTTGCTCGGCGACCCTTCCCTCGATCCGGCGAAGCCGGTGCGCGCCAAGCTGATGGGTGATCACGACCCACGATATATCGACTCCGAGCGCAAAATTCCGGAGGGTCAGCCCGGAGCGGGTCCCACGATGCCGGTGGACCTTGGTGGCTTCGCCCCAATCCTCCGAACGTACTCGACCTATGAGTTGGAGACACTCGACCAGATCAGCCGGGGCGATTTCCAGTTCACCCTAACCGGAAGGCATCTCAAGGGTGGCTGGCAACTTCAACGGGGGCAGGGCGACTACTGGGATTTCCAAAAAATGGACGATGAACACGCCTCAACCTCTCGAGTCCTGGTACTGGACAGGTCGTTCAAGACCGGGAAGACATTGGAAGAGATTTGA